GCGCTCGATCCGGACTATGGCCAACCAGGCGCTGGTGAAGATGGACCGGCTGTTCGCGCAGATGTACGAGGCCGATATCAAGGGTGGCCGCCCCAGTATCGCGCCGGAGAAGTTGCTGCGGGCCATGCTGCTGCAGGTGCTCTACAGCATTCGCTCTGAGCGCCAGCTCATGGAGCAGACGCAATACAGCCTGCTGTTTCGCTGGTTCATCGGGCTGTCGATGGACGACTCAGTTTGGGTGCCCACGGTCTTCACCAAGAACCGCGAGCGACTGATCAAGCATGATGCGGTGATCCAGTTTTTCAACGAGGTGCTGGCCATCGCGCAGAAGAAGAACTGGCTGTCGGGTGAGCACTTCAGCGTGGACGGCACGCTGATACAGGCGTGGGCAGGCCACAAGAGCTTCGTGCGCAAGGATGGCGACGACCAAGACGATGACGCCGGCGGCAACTTCAAAGGTCGCAAGCGCAGCAACGAGACACACGAATCCAAGACCGATCCCGATGCCAAGCTCTACCGCAAGGGCAAGACATCCAGTGAGCTGCGCTACATGGGTCATACCCTGAGCGACAACCGCCATGGCCTGGTGGTTAGCGCCATGGTGACCAAGGCGGACGGACACGCCGAGCGGGAGGCCGCAAAGGTCATGCTTAACGATGCCAGGCAGGTGATTGAAGACCTGAATGTGGAAGTCACCGTGGGCGCGGACAAGGGCTATGACGCGCACGAGTTCATTGAGGCCTGCCTGGAAATGAAGGTGACGCCCCACGTGGCGCAGAACACATCGGGTCGTCGCTCGGCCGTTGCTGATGCCATTGCTTCCAGCGCCGGTTATGCCGTCTCGCAACAAAAGCGCAAGCTGATCGAACAGGGCTTCGGGTGGGTCAAGACCGTGGGGCGCATGCGTCAGGTGATGGTGCGCGGTCTGAAGAAAGTCGATCAGATGTTTGTGCTGAGCATGGCCGCCTACCACCTCGTGCGCATGCGCTCGCTGGGACAAATCCGTCCGCAGTTGCAGTAATCGCGCTAATGAGGCCGGAATGGGCGCCAAAACGCGGAAAAAGCCGAGGCAGTGACGTCCGGCTTCCGGATTGTGAAAAACAGCGCTCCCCGCCTTGCGGGGAAAAACTCATCGCTAGCGCGATGAGTACTTCAGCAGCCTGCTAGGGAGGTGACTTGGCGGGCTTCGTGTCGATGGGCTTTGTTACTTTACCTAGGGATACTCTGCACAAACGCGAATCGAGTGTGCTTGGCCGTTTAACAGGAAGCTGAATGCGCCACGACGCCAACCTATCAGCTCGGAGCGAAGCTATCTCGCACGCGCGAAGCAGCATTCGCGGGCTGCGCGCGAGGCATCGGCGTGAGCCAGAAACGCGCTCATGCCCCGGCAGCCAGCAGTTTGCCGCGCGCCATCCACAAGTTGGACAGTGCGAACAAGGTCATGAGTTGCGCGGTGTTCTTCCTCAGCCCTCGATAGCGGACCTTGGTGTAGCCGAACTGCCGCTTGATGACCCGGAACGGATGCTCGACCTTGGCCCGGATGCCCGCCTTGATTCGCTCGACCTGATCGACGAGCGCGCCAAGTGGTTTGCTTTGGTCCAGGACGCGACGTTTGCCTGGCTTCATCGCTACGTGCCAGTTCACGCCCGCCCGCGCGTCCGGACGCTTCTCCACGCCCTGATAGCCCGCATCGCCGAACGCGTCGGTTTCCTCGCCATGCAGCAGGCTGTTGCCCTCAACCACGTCGTTGACCTTGCCCGCCGTGCCCCGCACCGTGTGCACCAGCCCGCTTTCGGCGTCCACGCCAATGTG
The Cupriavidus taiwanensis genome window above contains:
- a CDS encoding IS5 family transposase → MRGADTFTESLFTMRRLEDFVPQSHPLRSIRTMANQALVKMDRLFAQMYEADIKGGRPSIAPEKLLRAMLLQVLYSIRSERQLMEQTQYSLLFRWFIGLSMDDSVWVPTVFTKNRERLIKHDAVIQFFNEVLAIAQKKNWLSGEHFSVDGTLIQAWAGHKSFVRKDGDDQDDDAGGNFKGRKRSNETHESKTDPDAKLYRKGKTSSELRYMGHTLSDNRHGLVVSAMVTKADGHAEREAAKVMLNDARQVIEDLNVEVTVGADKGYDAHEFIEACLEMKVTPHVAQNTSGRRSAVADAIASSAGYAVSQQKRKLIEQGFGWVKTVGRMRQVMVRGLKKVDQMFVLSMAAYHLVRMRSLGQIRPQLQ